A genome region from Crossiella equi includes the following:
- a CDS encoding DUF1707 SHOCT-like domain-containing protein, with translation MTDPSAIPAVPDGEDLDAVKTRAQTSLERAVGEGRLTLDEFTDKVDLVLKAKSEAEVVEVVGELPAPVTENTSAAQVSSKSVFDDVQRSGRFALPTGARVSSFFGDVKLDLRHAVITEEVVDVSTWSWFGDILVTVPEGVEVEVNSGRIFGDEKVELADVPPVPGAPRIRIKAWTTFGDVKVASKAG, from the coding sequence GTGACTGATCCCAGCGCCATACCCGCCGTCCCCGACGGCGAAGACCTCGACGCCGTCAAGACACGGGCACAGACCTCGCTGGAACGCGCGGTCGGCGAGGGTCGGCTGACCCTGGACGAGTTCACCGACAAGGTCGACCTCGTGCTCAAGGCGAAGAGCGAGGCCGAGGTCGTGGAGGTGGTCGGCGAGCTGCCCGCGCCGGTCACCGAGAACACCTCGGCCGCACAGGTCAGCAGCAAGTCCGTCTTCGACGACGTGCAGCGCAGCGGCCGGTTCGCACTGCCCACCGGCGCGCGCGTGTCCAGCTTCTTCGGCGACGTGAAGCTGGACCTCCGGCACGCGGTGATCACCGAGGAGGTGGTCGACGTGAGCACCTGGAGCTGGTTCGGCGACATCCTGGTCACCGTGCCCGAGGGCGTCGAGGTCGAGGTCAACAGCGGCCGCATCTTCGGCGACGAGAAGGTCGAGCTCGCCGACGTGCCGCCGGTACCGGGCGCTCCGCGCATCCGCATCAAGGCGTGGACGACCTTCGGCGACGTGAAGGTGGCCAGCAAGGCCGGGTGA
- a CDS encoding GatB/YqeY domain-containing protein — protein sequence MAELKTKLQADLAAAIKSKNTLVVGSLRMALAAVTTEEVAGKTARELSDDEVLKVLAREVKKRKEAAEAFAGAGRAEQAANETAEGEVLSAYLPAQLGDDELTALVAQAVEELTAQLGEKPGQRQMGQVMKAANAKVAGRADGGRVAALVRAALA from the coding sequence ATGGCGGAGCTGAAGACGAAGCTGCAGGCGGACCTGGCCGCGGCGATCAAGAGCAAGAACACCCTGGTGGTCGGCTCGCTGCGCATGGCGCTGGCGGCGGTCACCACCGAGGAGGTGGCGGGCAAGACCGCCCGTGAGCTCTCCGACGACGAGGTGCTCAAGGTGCTCGCGCGCGAGGTCAAGAAGCGCAAGGAGGCCGCGGAGGCCTTCGCGGGCGCCGGGCGGGCCGAGCAGGCCGCCAACGAGACCGCCGAGGGCGAGGTGCTCTCCGCCTACCTGCCCGCCCAGCTCGGTGACGACGAGCTGACCGCGCTCGTCGCGCAGGCCGTCGAGGAGCTGACCGCGCAGCTGGGCGAGAAGCCCGGCCAGCGCCAGATGGGCCAGGTCATGAAGGCCGCCAACGCGAAGGTCGCGGGCCGCGCCGACGGCGGCCGGGTGGCCGCGCTGGTGCGCGCCGCGCTCGCCTGA
- a CDS encoding penicillin acylase family protein, with translation MGRSSTVGAGLLSAALLATILVVPGAAAAPRYAAVIQRTEFGVPHITSATMGGAGYGFGYAYARDNACLMADHLATLSGERSRWFGPEGSVNTGAGQFSNLDSDTYFRAVNESGKLDALLSSPQGPSAEARETLRGYVAGFNRYLSEKGVSDPTCEGKPWLRPITETDAWRNVYDTTQLTGISSFAQQIATARPPAGAGAAGVPEPAQRQDVGSNAWGIGKDYSRDGGGLLLANPHFPWAGSKRLYQAHLTVPGKLNVTGAALSGLPMIAIGHNDTLAWTHTVSSAQRFTLFELKLAPGDPTSYVVDGKTEPMTKQTVRVPMPGKDGSVSTVDRVVHRSRFGPVLANGWTATSAFAVRGSNEDNLRAVDQEFGLARAGDVGAVADSLAKVQGASFINTVAADSRGGTLYADSSLVPHVTDEHAARCVDTPAGRAAYPNQVILNGSRLECEWGRDADAVTPGVFGPGKQPRQERTDYVQNANESPWLTNVHAPLTGYPRVYGTQAGPRSPRDRLSHLMVEQRRAGTDGHGPAKFDLDSLQATTLGNRTLTGELFRDAVVGLVKANPVLTASDGTQVDVREAEGVLAAWNLRMDTGNPGAVLWREVYAGIVPLPNKFAVPFDPAAPIRTPNTLNTAEPKVKTAIADGVRRLRRANLPLTVPLGRLQHDLPSRKSLPVHGCTGFEGCFNVITPLSTKVLPDGTYGPVLTGSSFLMATEFTARGPRTRMVSTYSQSADPTSPHHYDQSELFARKEWLTARYTPMEILKSPALTTEVIKG, from the coding sequence ATGGGGCGAAGTTCCACGGTGGGTGCGGGGCTGCTCTCAGCCGCGCTCCTGGCCACGATCCTGGTGGTGCCCGGTGCCGCCGCCGCGCCGCGGTACGCGGCTGTCATCCAGCGCACCGAGTTCGGTGTGCCGCACATCACCTCGGCCACCATGGGTGGGGCCGGGTACGGGTTCGGGTACGCCTATGCGCGGGACAACGCGTGCCTGATGGCCGACCACCTGGCGACGCTGAGCGGGGAGCGGTCGCGGTGGTTCGGGCCCGAAGGGTCGGTGAACACCGGGGCCGGGCAGTTCAGCAACCTGGACAGCGACACGTACTTCCGGGCGGTCAACGAGTCCGGGAAGCTCGACGCGCTGCTCAGCTCGCCGCAGGGGCCCTCGGCCGAGGCCAGGGAGACGCTGCGCGGGTACGTGGCCGGGTTCAACCGGTACCTGAGCGAGAAGGGCGTCAGCGACCCGACCTGCGAGGGCAAGCCCTGGCTGCGGCCGATCACCGAGACCGACGCCTGGCGCAACGTCTACGACACCACCCAGCTGACCGGGATCTCCTCCTTCGCCCAGCAGATCGCCACCGCACGGCCGCCCGCCGGGGCCGGGGCGGCCGGGGTGCCCGAGCCCGCGCAGCGGCAGGACGTGGGCAGCAACGCGTGGGGCATCGGCAAGGACTACAGCCGGGACGGCGGCGGGCTGCTGCTGGCCAACCCGCACTTCCCCTGGGCGGGCTCCAAGCGGCTCTACCAAGCGCACCTGACCGTGCCCGGCAAGCTCAACGTGACCGGGGCGGCGCTGTCCGGGCTGCCGATGATCGCCATCGGGCACAACGACACCCTGGCCTGGACGCACACGGTCTCCTCCGCGCAGCGGTTCACCCTGTTCGAGCTGAAGCTGGCCCCCGGTGACCCGACCTCGTACGTGGTGGACGGCAAGACCGAGCCGATGACCAAGCAGACGGTGCGGGTCCCGATGCCCGGCAAGGACGGCTCGGTGTCCACTGTGGACCGAGTGGTGCACCGCTCGCGCTTCGGCCCGGTGCTGGCCAACGGCTGGACCGCCACCTCCGCCTTCGCCGTGCGCGGTTCCAACGAGGACAACCTGCGCGCGGTGGACCAGGAGTTCGGGCTGGCGCGGGCCGGGGACGTCGGCGCGGTCGCGGACTCGCTGGCCAAGGTGCAGGGCGCGTCGTTCATCAACACCGTGGCCGCCGACAGCCGGGGCGGCACGCTCTACGCGGACAGCTCGCTGGTGCCGCACGTGACCGACGAGCATGCCGCCCGCTGCGTGGACACCCCGGCGGGCCGGGCCGCGTACCCGAACCAGGTGATCCTGAACGGCTCGCGCCTGGAATGCGAGTGGGGCCGGGACGCCGACGCGGTGACCCCCGGTGTGTTCGGCCCGGGCAAGCAGCCCCGCCAGGAGCGCACCGACTACGTGCAGAACGCGAACGAGTCGCCGTGGCTGACCAACGTGCACGCCCCGCTGACGGGCTACCCGCGCGTGTACGGCACCCAGGCCGGGCCCCGCTCGCCGCGCGACCGCCTGTCCCACCTGATGGTCGAGCAGCGCCGCGCGGGCACCGACGGCCACGGCCCGGCGAAGTTCGACCTGGACAGCCTCCAGGCCACCACGCTCGGCAACCGCACCCTGACCGGCGAGCTGTTCCGCGACGCCGTGGTCGGGCTGGTCAAGGCCAACCCGGTGCTGACCGCCTCCGACGGCACCCAGGTCGACGTGCGGGAGGCCGAGGGCGTGCTGGCGGCCTGGAACCTGCGCATGGACACCGGCAACCCGGGCGCGGTGCTGTGGCGCGAGGTCTACGCGGGCATCGTGCCGCTGCCGAACAAGTTCGCGGTGCCCTTCGACCCGGCCGCGCCGATCCGCACCCCGAACACGCTGAACACCGCCGAGCCCAAGGTCAAGACCGCCATCGCGGACGGCGTGCGGCGCCTGCGCCGGGCCAACCTGCCCCTGACCGTGCCGCTGGGCCGGCTCCAGCACGACCTGCCCTCGCGCAAGTCGCTGCCGGTGCACGGCTGCACCGGGTTCGAGGGCTGCTTCAACGTGATCACGCCGCTGAGCACGAAGGTCCTGCCGGACGGCACGTACGGGCCGGTCCTGACGGGCAGCAGCTTCCTCATGGCCACCGAGTTCACCGCGCGCGGGCCGCGCACGCGGATGGTGTCGACCTACTCGCAGTCGGCCGACCCGACCTCGCCGCACCACTACGACCAGAGCGAGCTGTTCGCGCGCAAGGAGTGGCTGACGGCGCGGTACACGCCGATGGAGATCCTCAAGTCGCCCGCGCTGACAACGGAGGTCATCAAGGGCTGA
- a CDS encoding Dps family protein, translating into MTSSPITSPLGDAERTSTGKALQGALVDLIDLSLVAKQAHWNVVGRQFRDVHLQLDELVATAREYTDQVAERASAIGVSPDGRVTTVAEHSGAPKFPDGWQKDTDVIGAVVATLGALVQRMRERVESTDKTDLVSQDLFIEITAKLEEAHWMWQAQLA; encoded by the coding sequence ATGACCAGCAGCCCGATCACCAGCCCGCTCGGCGACGCGGAGCGCACGAGCACGGGCAAGGCCCTGCAGGGCGCCCTCGTGGACCTGATCGACCTGTCCCTGGTGGCCAAGCAGGCGCACTGGAACGTGGTCGGCAGGCAGTTCCGTGACGTGCACCTCCAGCTCGACGAGCTGGTGGCCACGGCCCGCGAGTACACCGACCAGGTCGCCGAGCGCGCCTCGGCGATCGGGGTCTCCCCGGACGGCCGGGTGACCACGGTGGCCGAGCACTCCGGCGCGCCGAAGTTCCCGGACGGCTGGCAGAAGGACACCGACGTCATCGGGGCCGTGGTGGCCACGCTCGGCGCGCTCGTGCAGCGCATGCGCGAGCGCGTGGAGAGCACGGACAAGACCGACCTGGTCAGCCAGGACCTGTTCATCGAGATCACCGCGAAGCTGGAAGAAGCCCACTGGATGTGGCAGGCCCAGCTCGCGTGA
- a CDS encoding metallophosphoesterase, translating into MGRILLGTAALGGAALGYSIGIERRMWTLRHATLPVLAEGARPLRLLHVSDLHMTPGQTSKQRWVAKLAELEPDLVVNTGDNLAHPKAVPAVLRALGPLLDLPGLFVWGSNDYYGPKPKNPARYLLPSSKTKRIHGEPLPWRDLRAALTERGWHDMTHVRRNLTVAGLSVAVAGVDDPHLKRDQYTEVAGRPDARADLSLGLTHSPEPHVLDAFAEDGYDLVMAGHTHGGQLCVPGYGALVTNCGLDRSRVKGPSRWGAHTWLHVSAGLGTNPYTPVRFACPPEASLLTLVPRSTEVGSSLLGAGGHPRFGVRENVR; encoded by the coding sequence CTGGGTCGGATCCTCCTCGGTACGGCGGCACTCGGCGGCGCGGCGCTCGGCTACTCGATCGGCATCGAGCGGCGCATGTGGACGCTGCGGCACGCCACGCTGCCCGTGCTGGCCGAGGGAGCCCGCCCGCTGCGCCTGCTGCACGTCTCCGACCTGCACATGACCCCGGGCCAGACCTCCAAGCAGCGCTGGGTGGCCAAGCTCGCGGAGCTGGAGCCGGACCTGGTGGTCAACACCGGCGACAACCTGGCCCACCCCAAGGCGGTGCCCGCGGTGCTGCGCGCACTGGGCCCGCTGCTGGACCTGCCCGGCCTGTTCGTGTGGGGCAGCAACGACTACTACGGCCCGAAGCCGAAGAACCCGGCCCGGTACCTGCTGCCCAGCAGCAAGACCAAGCGCATCCACGGCGAGCCGCTGCCCTGGCGCGACCTGCGGGCGGCGCTCACCGAGCGGGGCTGGCACGACATGACCCACGTGCGCCGCAACCTCACCGTGGCGGGCCTGTCCGTGGCGGTGGCCGGGGTCGACGACCCGCACCTCAAGCGCGACCAGTACACCGAGGTCGCGGGCCGCCCGGACGCGCGCGCCGACCTGAGCCTGGGCCTGACCCACTCCCCCGAACCGCACGTCCTGGACGCCTTCGCCGAGGACGGCTACGACCTGGTCATGGCCGGTCACACCCACGGCGGCCAGCTGTGCGTCCCGGGCTACGGCGCCCTGGTCACCAACTGCGGCCTTGACCGCTCCCGCGTCAAGGGCCCCTCCCGCTGGGGCGCGCACACCTGGCTGCACGTCTCGGCAGGTCTGGGCACCAACCCGTACACCCCGGTCCGCTTCGCCTGTCCGCCCGAGGCCAGCCTGCTCACCCTGGTGCCGCGTTCGACCGAGGTCGGGTCTTCGCTGCTCGGAGCCGGTGGGCACCCCCGATTCGGTGTACGGGAGAACGTCCGCTAG
- a CDS encoding ArsA family ATPase, whose protein sequence is MLDVDGLLDDPQTKVVVCCGSGGVGKTTTAAALALRAAERGRRTVVLTIDPARRLAQSLGLGELGNHPREVTKISGEGGGELHAMMLDMRRTFDEMVLAHAGEDRAEQILRNPFYQTISSSFSGTQEYMAMEKLGQLVHTGEWDLVIVDTPPSRSALDFLDAPQRLSTVLDGKIIRMLSAPARAGGRGLRRIVGAGFGLFTKAVSTIIGGQLLTDASNFVQAFDSMFGGFRQRAQATYELLRSPGTAFLVVAAAEPDALREASYFVDRLSGENMPLAGLVANRTHPVFADLPATRAIAAAEDLERGGSAPLAAAVLRLHADRVAVADRERRLLARFTKAHPGVAMIGVPALPTDVHDIDGLREIGSRLAGD, encoded by the coding sequence ATGCTCGACGTGGACGGGTTGCTGGACGACCCGCAGACCAAGGTCGTGGTGTGCTGCGGCTCCGGCGGGGTCGGCAAGACCACCACCGCCGCCGCGCTCGCCCTGCGCGCGGCCGAACGCGGCCGCCGCACGGTGGTGCTGACCATCGACCCGGCCCGCCGCCTGGCCCAGTCGCTGGGCCTGGGTGAGCTGGGCAACCACCCGCGCGAGGTCACCAAGATCAGCGGCGAGGGCGGCGGCGAGCTGCACGCGATGATGCTGGACATGCGCCGCACCTTCGACGAGATGGTGCTCGCCCACGCGGGCGAGGACCGCGCCGAGCAGATCCTGCGCAACCCCTTCTACCAGACCATCTCCTCCTCCTTCTCCGGCACGCAGGAGTACATGGCGATGGAGAAGCTGGGCCAGCTCGTGCACACCGGCGAGTGGGACCTGGTCATCGTGGACACCCCGCCGAGCCGGTCCGCGCTGGACTTCCTGGACGCGCCGCAGCGGCTGTCCACGGTGCTGGACGGCAAGATCATCCGGATGCTGTCCGCGCCCGCGCGGGCGGGCGGGCGGGGGCTGCGCCGCATCGTCGGGGCCGGGTTCGGGCTGTTCACCAAGGCCGTGTCCACGATCATCGGCGGACAGCTGCTCACCGACGCGTCGAACTTCGTGCAGGCCTTCGACAGCATGTTCGGCGGGTTCCGGCAGCGCGCGCAGGCGACCTACGAGCTGCTGCGCTCGCCGGGCACGGCCTTCCTCGTGGTGGCCGCCGCCGAGCCGGACGCGCTCCGTGAGGCGTCCTACTTCGTAGACCGCCTTTCGGGTGAAAACATGCCACTGGCGGGTCTGGTGGCCAACCGCACCCACCCGGTGTTCGCGGACCTGCCCGCGACGCGCGCCATCGCCGCGGCCGAGGACCTCGAACGCGGTGGGTCGGCACCACTGGCGGCGGCCGTGCTGAGGCTGCACGCGGACCGGGTGGCCGTGGCGGATCGCGAGCGACGACTGCTCGCCCGCTTCACCAAGGCGCACCCGGGCGTGGCGATGATCGGCGTGCCCGCGCTGCCCACCGATGTGCACGACATCGACGGGCTGCGCGAGATCGGGTCCCGACTGGCTGGGGATTAA
- a CDS encoding S9 family peptidase — translation MSQHPTAQVPDQLFPDQEAEARWRARFAAPRVSRPGWAEDAPQRSLYISNVSGVWEVYSWDRDTDAHRQVTDRRNGTTHATLTPDGEHIWWFADTDGDEFGHWVREPWAGGAAPEAALPGTPDAYPAGLALGSRVVVLGTSTDDGTTVWVSRDGAPSEVVYQSEHDGGVGSMSKDESFLVISHSEHGDSRHPALRVLRTADGSTVTDKWDGKGKGLDALAFSPVPGDQRVLVLHERRGKEELLLWDVAADTEVELAIDLPGEIVGDWYPDGSALLISHTYQGRNTLHRYDINTGKLSTVDTARGVVSSAEVRPDGTVEYSWSFSAQPPAVRAISPDGQDRILLEPRGERAPGSVALDDAFVEGPGGTVHALVTRPEGQGPFPTLFDLHGGPHSADEDRFSAYRAAWVDAGFAVVQINYRGSTGYGSTWRDAIEGRPGLTELEDVAAVHDWAVASGLADPARCVVGGGSWGGFLTLLALGTQPERWAAGVASVPVADYVAAYEDEMEPLRAYDRALFGGSPEELPERYEASSPITYVDKVAAPVLVLAGENDPRCPIRQIDNYLDRLAAREASYEVYRYNAGHGSLVVAETVRQTATEIDFARRALAGR, via the coding sequence GTGAGCCAGCATCCGACCGCACAGGTCCCCGACCAGCTCTTCCCCGACCAGGAGGCCGAGGCCAGGTGGCGGGCCCGGTTCGCGGCACCCAGGGTGTCGCGGCCGGGCTGGGCCGAGGACGCGCCGCAGCGCAGCCTCTACATCTCGAACGTGAGCGGGGTGTGGGAGGTCTACAGCTGGGACCGCGACACCGACGCGCACCGGCAGGTCACCGACCGGCGCAACGGCACCACGCACGCCACCCTGACCCCGGACGGCGAGCACATCTGGTGGTTCGCCGACACCGACGGGGACGAGTTCGGGCACTGGGTGCGCGAGCCGTGGGCGGGCGGGGCGGCGCCGGAGGCCGCGCTGCCGGGCACGCCCGACGCCTACCCGGCCGGGCTGGCCCTGGGCAGCCGGGTCGTGGTGCTGGGCACCTCCACCGACGACGGCACCACGGTCTGGGTCTCCCGCGACGGGGCGCCGTCGGAGGTCGTCTACCAGAGCGAGCACGACGGCGGGGTCGGCTCGATGTCCAAGGACGAGTCGTTCCTGGTCATCTCGCACTCCGAGCACGGCGACTCCCGGCACCCGGCGCTGCGCGTGCTGCGCACCGCCGATGGCAGCACGGTCACCGACAAGTGGGACGGCAAGGGCAAGGGCCTGGACGCCCTGGCCTTCAGCCCGGTGCCCGGTGACCAGCGGGTGCTGGTCCTGCACGAGCGGCGCGGCAAGGAGGAGCTGCTGCTCTGGGATGTCGCGGCGGACACCGAGGTCGAGCTGGCCATCGACCTGCCCGGTGAGATCGTCGGCGACTGGTACCCGGACGGTTCCGCGCTGCTCATCTCGCACACCTACCAGGGGCGCAACACCCTGCACCGCTACGACATCAACACCGGAAAGCTGTCCACTGTGGACACCGCACGGGGTGTGGTCAGCTCGGCCGAGGTGCGCCCGGACGGCACCGTCGAGTACTCGTGGTCCTTCTCCGCGCAGCCCCCGGCGGTGCGCGCGATCTCCCCGGACGGGCAGGACCGCATCCTGCTGGAGCCGAGGGGCGAGCGGGCCCCGGGCAGCGTGGCGCTGGACGACGCGTTTGTCGAGGGCCCCGGCGGCACGGTGCACGCCCTGGTCACCCGGCCCGAGGGGCAGGGGCCGTTCCCCACGCTGTTCGACCTGCACGGGGGTCCGCACTCGGCCGACGAGGACCGCTTCTCGGCCTACCGCGCGGCCTGGGTGGACGCCGGGTTCGCCGTGGTGCAGATCAACTACCGCGGCTCCACCGGCTACGGCAGCACTTGGCGGGACGCGATCGAGGGCCGTCCGGGCCTGACCGAGCTGGAGGACGTGGCCGCGGTGCACGACTGGGCGGTGGCCTCCGGCCTGGCCGACCCGGCGCGCTGCGTGGTGGGCGGCGGCTCCTGGGGCGGGTTCCTGACACTGCTCGCGCTGGGCACCCAGCCGGAGCGGTGGGCCGCGGGCGTGGCCAGCGTGCCGGTGGCCGACTACGTGGCGGCCTACGAGGACGAGATGGAGCCGCTGCGGGCCTACGACCGCGCGCTGTTCGGCGGGTCCCCGGAGGAGCTGCCGGAGCGCTACGAGGCCTCCTCGCCGATCACCTACGTCGACAAGGTGGCGGCGCCGGTGCTGGTGCTGGCCGGTGAGAACGACCCGCGCTGCCCGATCCGGCAGATCGACAACTACCTGGACCGCCTGGCCGCGCGGGAGGCCTCCTACGAGGTCTACCGGTACAACGCGGGCCACGGCTCGCTGGTGGTGGCCGAGACCGTGCGGCAGACCGCCACCGAGATCGACTTCGCCCGGCGGGCGCTCGCCGGCAGGTGA
- a CDS encoding transglycosylase domain-containing protein, producing the protein MQVGARAALIKLLGLCVLAGVLLAGMLFPAVGALGVVSNRASDTVDSISSDLVQKDPPLLTTVLDAQGNQIAYLFDQYRVLAPPDKIADTMKAALVSIEDQRFYEHDGVDFRGAFRALITNTVEGKVAQGGSTLTQQYVKNYLTHVVATNKVEQAKASEQTPARKLREMRIALQLERKLGKDEILTRYLNIVPFGASTYGVAAAAKTYFDTTPDKLTIAQAALLAGMVNEPSGLNPKRAPEAAINRRNLVIDQMAKQGRIPVDVAEVAKKEPLGTTPDFRNPPNGCVGAGPSNGFFCKYVIDYLSKIGYSADALSRGGFTIKTTLDPRVTQAAKKAAEGRVPKDANGVANTMAVVQPGKDRHKVLALVANRDYGLDADKGQTTYALPSAVANKFGSGSIFKIFTAAAALEKGMGINNSIATPSYYASRTFKGGAARCPAAGGGERFYCLSNAGDNYPGSMTLQSALATSPNTGFVILEERVGMGPVVDMAVRLGLRETMATNVAGVKPDPKSKRDDLNRSQSDYWRNNKGAFTLGPAAVSTLELANVSATIMSGGTWCPPSPIEQILDRNGRPIPLSEAACEQAVPEGLANGLAQGLSKDDLPGGTAAGARPKDWARPMMGKTGTTQDHKSAGFVGATPQYAGAVLTFNDGNRPQVICKGTPPRLCGGNTGGGIFGSSVSAPTWFDAMSAIHGNQPVQNLPAAEPRYLNGGDEAKVPNVVGMMVNDATSKLQEAGYKVTTQNRNDAAAKGKVIGQDPRGAALPGETITLFVSTGYVPPPTGTTEPSTPPEGGGPTIEPGEPGEGGGG; encoded by the coding sequence ATGCAGGTGGGCGCTCGGGCTGCGTTGATCAAGTTGTTGGGGCTGTGTGTGCTGGCAGGGGTGCTGCTGGCCGGCATGCTCTTCCCGGCCGTGGGCGCGTTGGGGGTGGTCTCCAACCGCGCGAGTGACACAGTCGACAGCATCTCGTCAGACCTGGTCCAGAAGGACCCGCCGCTGCTGACCACGGTGCTGGACGCCCAGGGCAACCAGATCGCCTACCTGTTCGACCAGTACCGGGTGCTCGCGCCGCCGGACAAGATCGCCGACACCATGAAGGCCGCACTGGTGTCCATTGAGGACCAGCGCTTCTACGAGCACGACGGCGTCGACTTCCGCGGCGCTTTCCGCGCGCTGATCACCAACACCGTCGAGGGCAAGGTCGCGCAGGGCGGCTCCACGCTGACCCAGCAGTACGTGAAGAACTACCTGACGCACGTGGTGGCCACGAACAAGGTCGAGCAGGCCAAGGCCTCCGAGCAGACCCCGGCGCGCAAGCTGCGCGAGATGCGCATCGCGCTGCAGCTGGAGCGCAAGCTGGGCAAGGACGAGATCCTCACCCGGTACCTGAACATCGTGCCCTTCGGCGCCAGCACCTACGGCGTGGCCGCCGCCGCCAAGACCTACTTCGACACCACCCCGGACAAGCTCACCATCGCCCAGGCCGCGCTGCTGGCGGGCATGGTCAACGAGCCGAGCGGGCTCAACCCCAAGCGCGCCCCCGAGGCCGCGATCAACCGCCGCAACCTGGTGATCGACCAGATGGCCAAGCAGGGCCGCATCCCGGTGGACGTCGCCGAGGTGGCGAAGAAGGAGCCGCTGGGCACCACGCCGGACTTCCGCAACCCGCCCAACGGCTGCGTGGGCGCGGGCCCGTCCAACGGGTTCTTCTGCAAGTACGTCATCGACTACCTCAGCAAGATCGGCTACTCCGCGGACGCGCTGTCCCGGGGCGGCTTCACCATCAAGACCACGCTGGACCCGCGCGTGACCCAGGCGGCCAAGAAGGCGGCCGAGGGCCGGGTGCCCAAGGACGCCAACGGCGTGGCCAACACGATGGCCGTGGTGCAGCCGGGCAAGGACCGGCACAAGGTGCTCGCGCTGGTGGCCAACCGCGACTACGGCCTGGACGCGGACAAGGGCCAGACCACCTACGCGCTGCCCAGCGCGGTGGCCAACAAGTTCGGCTCCGGCTCGATCTTCAAGATCTTCACCGCGGCCGCCGCGCTGGAGAAGGGCATGGGGATCAACAACTCCATCGCCACGCCCTCCTACTACGCCTCGCGCACGTTCAAGGGCGGCGCGGCGCGCTGCCCGGCGGCCGGTGGCGGCGAGCGCTTCTACTGCCTCAGCAACGCCGGGGACAACTACCCCGGCTCGATGACCCTGCAGTCGGCGCTGGCCACCTCGCCGAACACCGGCTTCGTCATCCTGGAGGAGCGCGTCGGCATGGGGCCGGTGGTCGACATGGCGGTGCGGCTCGGGCTGCGCGAGACCATGGCCACCAACGTGGCGGGCGTGAAGCCGGACCCGAAGTCCAAGCGCGACGACCTCAACCGCTCGCAGTCGGACTACTGGCGCAACAACAAGGGCGCGTTCACCCTCGGCCCGGCCGCGGTCAGCACGCTGGAGCTGGCCAACGTCTCGGCCACGATCATGAGCGGCGGGACCTGGTGCCCGCCGAGCCCGATCGAGCAGATCCTGGACCGCAACGGCAGGCCGATCCCGCTCAGCGAGGCCGCGTGCGAGCAGGCGGTGCCGGAGGGTCTGGCCAACGGTCTGGCGCAGGGCCTGAGCAAGGACGACCTGCCCGGCGGCACGGCGGCGGGCGCGCGGCCCAAGGACTGGGCCCGCCCGATGATGGGCAAGACCGGCACCACGCAGGACCACAAGTCGGCGGGCTTCGTCGGCGCGACCCCGCAGTACGCGGGCGCGGTGCTCACCTTCAACGACGGCAACCGCCCGCAGGTGATCTGCAAGGGCACCCCGCCCCGGTTGTGCGGCGGCAACACCGGCGGCGGCATCTTCGGCTCCTCGGTGTCCGCGCCCACCTGGTTCGACGCGATGAGCGCCATCCACGGCAACCAGCCGGTGCAGAACCTGCCCGCGGCCGAACCGCGCTACCTCAACGGCGGTGACGAGGCGAAGGTGCCGAACGTGGTCGGCATGATGGTCAACGACGCCACGTCGAAGCTGCAGGAAGCCGGGTACAAGGTCACCACGCAGAACCGCAACGACGCCGCGGCCAAGGGCAAGGTGATCGGCCAGGACCCGCGCGGGGCCGCGCTGCCCGGCGAGACCATCACGCTGTTCGTGAGCACCGGCTACGTGCCGCCGCCCACCGGGACCACCGAGCCGTCCACGCCGCCGGAGGGCGGCGGGCCGACGATCGAGCCCGGGGAACCGGGCGAGGGCGGCGGAGGCTGA
- a CDS encoding WhiB family transcriptional regulator → MEFNQGDWRVKASCRDEDPDQLFVRGAEQRKAKLVCMGCPVRTECLAEALDSRIEFGVWGGMTERERRALLRRRPDVASWAELLESARRKHLHFDEVEEDTRVGAG, encoded by the coding sequence ATGGAGTTCAACCAGGGGGACTGGCGAGTCAAGGCCTCGTGTAGGGACGAGGACCCTGACCAGCTGTTCGTCCGAGGTGCAGAGCAGCGCAAGGCCAAGCTCGTGTGCATGGGTTGCCCCGTGCGCACCGAGTGCCTGGCGGAGGCGCTGGACAGCCGTATCGAGTTCGGGGTCTGGGGTGGCATGACCGAGCGCGAACGCCGCGCTCTGCTGCGTCGCCGTCCGGACGTCGCGTCCTGGGCGGAGCTGCTCGAGTCCGCCCGCCGCAAACACCTCCACTTCGACGAGGTGGAGGAAGACACGCGTGTGGGAGCTGGCTGA